Proteins encoded by one window of Antechinus flavipes isolate AdamAnt ecotype Samford, QLD, Australia chromosome 4, AdamAnt_v2, whole genome shotgun sequence:
- the LOC127563283 gene encoding formin-2-like — MAVIREQGSVCPSSVSLLHWPCDLPPPAPPSRAPSMQDPSSGRPVGPPPPKHFPGSWLPGPCMCLRRVGSRWLREMPQEREEKEVSPAAPLPGTCVFGEEHVISVNSPPPPSWHLPTGGSRDPVVSPRARKSWGGASQGHSGEPPRPPSGPDGTGTAAVCRPSPHLASQVSLLGSLPALPNALPAPVRLSPPTLSIVKALPEGVTEEGQRQGVPPFHISAACLWAQLCLVRPRESTSCELGQWTVCPGTKAQRSPPDSPRSGRPGAAQRARAHAAVLRSFTQSPGLHYQDPLSVQAHDSATRQTNPEDSDPRQLGCSHLGVPGGTIAS, encoded by the coding sequence ATGGCTGTGATCAGAGAACAGGGATCTGTCTGTCCCAGCTCCGTCAGCCTCCTCCATTGGCCGTGTGATCTGCCCCCTCCAGCCCCCCCCAGCCGGGCCCCCTCGATGCAGGATCCTTCCAGCGGGCGCCCAGTAGGCCCACCGCCTCCCAAACACTTCCCGGGAAGCTGGCTCCCGGGTCCCTGCATGTGTCTGCGACGCGTAGGCTCCAGATGGCTCCGAGAAATGCCtcaagagagggaggagaaggaggtcTCGCCAGCGGCGCCTCTGCCAGGGACATGTGTGTTTGGGGAAGAGCATGTTATTTCAGTCAActcccccccgcccccatccTGGCACCTGCCAACTGGAGGCTCCAGAGACCCCGTTGTCTCCCCCCGAGCGAGGAAGAGCTGGGGGGGGGCGTCCCAAGGACACAGCGGAGAGCCGCCCCGGCCTCCCTCAGGACCTGATGGGACCGGAACGGCCGCGGTCTGCCGGCCCTCGCCTCATCTGGCCTCCCAAGTCTCCCTGCTGGggtccctcccagccctgccaAATGCCCTTCCGGCCCCGGTCCGGCTCTCCCCGCCGACCCTCTCTATTGTAAAGGCCCTCCCAGAGGGGGTAACCGAGGAGGGTCAAAGGCAGGGGGTTCCCCCCTTCCACATCAGCGCCGCGTGTCTGTGGGCTCAGCTCTGTCTCGTCAGACCAAGGGAATCCACCTCCTGTGAGCTTGGCCAGTGGACAGTGTGCCCGGGGACAAAGGCACAACGAAGTCCTCCGGATTCTCCCCGCTCTGGGAGGCCCGGCGCGGCCCAACGTGCCCGGGCCCACGCAGCCGTCCTCCGTTCATTCACCCAAAGCCCCGGGCTCCACTACCAGGATCCTTTGTCTGTCCAGGCCCATGATTCAGCGACGAGACAAACAAATCCTGAAGACTCTGACCCACGCCAGCTGGGCTGCTCCCACCTGGGGGTTCCTGGGGGAACAATAGCATCCTGA